The following coding sequences lie in one Melopsittacus undulatus isolate bMelUnd1 chromosome 9, bMelUnd1.mat.Z, whole genome shotgun sequence genomic window:
- the RASSF1 gene encoding ras association domain-containing protein 1 — protein MELIELRELQPEPRPGRGRLERTNALRISPARRTGPGAHPDPRLTAAPGTGHRFEPRRRGLHTWCDLCGDFVWGGGRKSLQCRHCSFTCHYRCRALVRLDCSGPPGAGDEDDGSEQALEKDTNVDEPSEWEKAELDQAQVEQRIKEYNSQINSNLFMSLNKDGSYTGFIKVQLKLVRPVSVPATKRVPVLQTGRSGPHTQGVKRRTSFYLPKGTVKHLHILSHTRASEVIDALLRKFTVIDNPRKFALFERSEKDEQVYLRKLADEEQPLRLRLLAGPSEKVLSFVLKENETGEVNWDAFTLPELHNFLRILHREEEEHVRQLRHRYARCRQKMQEALAAHTPG, from the exons ATGGAGCTCATCGAGCTGCGGGAGCTGCAGCCGGAGCCGCGCCCGGGCCGCGGCCGCCTGGAACGGACCAACGCGCTGCGCATCAGCCCGGCCCGAAGAACCGGCCCCGGCGCCCACCCCGACCCGCGGCTGACGGCGGCACCGGGCACCGGGCACCGCTTCGAGCCCCGGCGCCGCGGGCTCCACACCTGGTGCGACCTCTGCGGGGACTTCGTCTGGGGCGGCGGCAGGAAGAGCCTCCAGTGCCGCC ACTGCAGCTTCACCTGCCACTACCGGTGCCGGGCCCTGGTGCGGTTGGACTGCAGTGGGCCCCCGGGTGCTGGTGACGAGGACGATGGCAGCGAGCAGGCACTGGAGAAGGACACCAACGTG GATGAGCCCAGCGAGTGGGAGAAGGCAGAGTTGGACCAGGCGCAGGTGGAGCAGCGGATCAAGGAGTACAACAGCCAGATCAACAGCAACCTCTTCATGAGCCTG AACAAGGATGGCTCCTACACTGGCTTCATCAAGGTGCAGCTGAAGCTGGTGCGCCCTGTCTCAGTGCCAGCCACCAAGCGGGTCCCTGTGCTGCAGACGGGGCGGTCGGGGCCGCACACGCAGGGGGTGAAGCGCCGCACATCCTTCTACCTGCCCAAGGGCACCGTGAAGCACCTGCACATCCTCTCCCACACGCGTGCCAGCGAGGTCATCGATGCTCTCCTCCGCAAGTTCACCGTCATCGACAACCCCCGCAAGTTCGCCCTCTTTGAGAGGTCTGAGAAGGATGAACAAG TGTACCTACGAAAGCTGGCTGACGAGGAGCAGCCCCTGCGGCTGCGGCTGCTGGCCGGCCCCAGCGAGAAGGTGCTGAGCTTTGTCCTGAAGGAGAACGAGACCGGGGAGGTGAAC TGGGATGCGTTCACGCTACCGGAGCTGCACAACTTCCTGCGCATCCTGCAtcgggaggaggaggagcacgTCCGTCAGCTGCGGCACCGCTACGCCCGCTGCCGACAGAAGATGCAGGAGGCCCTGGCCGCACACACCCCAGGGTGA
- the CYB561D2 gene encoding transmembrane reductase CYB561D2 isoform X2, which translates to MALTAETESRLYRSLRAAAGAAAHLVALGFPTGVAVLARPGSSLFSWHPLLMALAFSFLMTEALLMFSPETSVLRSFSRKVKVRAHWALQLLALVCALLGLGIITYNKHLNGKAHFVTWHGLTGLLTVLYTGGQCAGGVLLLYPKLLKNWTLAKLKLYHATSGLVGYLLGCASLMLGMCSLWFTTSVTSVSWYLAMLCPLLTSLVIMNQVSNAYLYRKRSQH; encoded by the exons ATGGCCCTGACGGCCGAGACCGAGTCCCGGTTGTACCGGTCTCTACGGGCCGCCGCGGGCGCCGCCGCGCACCTCGTGGCGCTGGGCTTCCCTACCGGCGTGGCCGTGCTGGCGAGGCCCGGATCCA GCCTCTTCTCCTGGCACCCGCTGCTCATGGCCCTCGCG TTCTCGTTCCTGATGACGGAAGCGCTGCTGATGTTCTCCCCGGAGACCTCGGTGCTCCGCTCCTTCTCCCGCAAGGTCAAGGTGCGGGCGCACTGGGCCCTGCAGCTGCTCGCCCTCGTCTGCgcgctgctggggctgggcatcATCACCTACAACAAGCACCTGAACGGCAAGGCGCACTTCGTGACCTGGCACGGGCTGACGGGGCTGCTGACCGTGCTGTACACCGGCGGGCAGTGCGCGGGGGGTGTGCTCCTGCTCTACCCCAAGCTCCTCAAGAACTGGACGCTGGCCAAGCTCAAGCTGTACCATGCGACCTCGGGGCTGGTGGGCTACCTGCTGGGCTGTGCCAGCCTGATGCTGGGCATGTGCTCCCTGTGGTTCACCACCTCAGTGACCAGCGTCTCCTGGTACCTGGCCATGCTGTGTCCCCTTCTCACCAGCCTGGTCATCATGAACCAGGTGAGCAACGCTTACCTGTACCGCAAACGGAGCCAGCACTGA
- the TUSC2 gene encoding tumor suppressor candidate 2, which produces MGTSGSKSRGLWPFASPAAGGSADGAAGQQALARARAARAATPFVFTRRGSMYYDEDGDLAHEFYEETIVTKNGRKRAKLKRIHKNLIPQGIVKLEHPRIHVDFPVIICEV; this is translated from the exons atgGGCACCAGCGGCTCCAAGTCCCGGGGGCTGTGGCCGTTCGCGTCCCCGGCGGCGGGCGGCAGTGCTGATGGGGCTGCCGGGCAGCAGGCCCTGGCCCGGGCACGGGCCGCGCGCGCAGCCACCCCGTTCGTCTTCACACGCCGCGG CTCCATGTACTACGATGAGGATGGGGACCTGGCTCACGAGTTCTACGAGGAGACAATCGTTACCAAGAACGGGAGGAAGCGTGCCAAGCTGAAGAGGATCCACAAGAACCTGATACCTCAG GGCATAGTGAAACTAGAGCACCCTCGCATTCACGTGGATTTCCCGGTGATCATCTGCGAGGTGTGA
- the ZMYND10 gene encoding zinc finger MYND domain-containing protein 10: protein MAAPGPVLLPGEAEALVRALQGTELRDIGGQRWLRQQEAVEKLNMDAILSASAGQEQLLTELLVTYAKIPVLIGELISVEIWKHKVFPVLCRLQDFKPRSTFPIYIVLHHEASIINLLETVFFFKEVCESAEDSILDLIDYCHRKLTLLAARSTKGQTVTLAQLCPEDAASPSAMQELQKQAEGMEFDIALKALSVLRFITDQVESLPLSALTRMLSTHNLPCLLVELVEHCPWSCREAGKLKKYENGTWHEVPPEDQVKMTKLDGQVWIALLNLLLSPECQRKYHFDGFNRSQLLKLRVFLTDVLVDQLPNLVEMQRFLSHLAVTEPAPPKKDLVLEQVPVIWDHILKKNAGKWEAIAKHQVKRVFSPTEEELKLQARRWAETYSLDMMEALAPDKPRCRVCGTEAAKRCSRCRNEWYCSRACQVQHWQKHKIACNLMAGAPTSVRDL from the exons ATGGCCGCCCCGGGGCCGGTGCTGTTGCCCGGCGAGGCCGAGGCGCTGGTGCGGGCGCTGCAGGGCACCGAGCTGCGGGACATCGGCGGGCAGCG ATGGCTCCGGCAGCAGGAGGCTGTGGAGAAGCTCAACATGGACGCCATCCTGAGTGCCTCTGCAGGCCAGGAGCAGCTCCTCACTGAGCTGCTGGTCACCTACGCCAAG ATTCCTGTTCTCATTGGCGAGCTGATCTCTGTGGAGATCTGGAAGCACAAGGTCTTCCCCGTGCTCTGCCGGCTGCAGGACTTCAAGCCGAGAAGCACCTTCCCCATCTACATAGTG CTGCATCATGAAGCCTCCATCATTAACCTCTTGGAGacagtgttttttttcaag GAGGTCTGCGAGTCAGCAGAGGACAGCATTCTGGATCTGATCGATTACTGCCACCGAAAACTGACCCTGCTGGCAGCTCGGAGTACCAAGGGACAGACAGTGACCCTGGCACAGCTTTGTCCTGAAGATGCAGCCAGCCCCTCAGCCATGCAG gagctgcagaagcaggCGGAGGGGATGGAGTTTGACATTGCCCTGAAAGCCCTGTCCGTGCTGCGGTTCATCACTGACCAGGTGGAGAG CCTGCCCCTGAGCGCGCTGACACGGATGCTGAGCACCCACAACCTGCCCTGCCTCCTTGTTGAGCTGGTGGAGCattgcccctggagctgccGGGAAGCAG GCAAGCTCAAGAAGTATGAGAATGGCACATGGCATGAGGTGCCCCCTGAAGACCAGGTGAAGATGACCAAGCTCGATGGGCAGGTGTGGATTGCCCTCCTCAACCTCCTGCTCAGCCCCGAGTGCCAGCGCAAATACCACTTTGATGGCTTCAACAGGAGCCAGCTCCTTAAG CTCCGTGTGTTCCTGACAGATGTCCTTGTTGACCAGCTGCCCAACCTGGTGGAGATGCAGAGATTTCTGAGCCACCTCGCTGTGACAGAGCCAGCTCCCCCCAAAAAGGATCTTGTCCTGGAGCAG GTTCCCGTCATCTGGGACCACATCCTCAAGAAAAATGCAGGCAAGTGGGAGGCCATTGCCAAGCACCAGGTGAAGAGGGTCTTCAGCCCCACCGAGGAGGAGCTGAAGCTCCAGGCTCGCAG GTGGGCAGAGACCTACAGCCTGGACATGATGGAGGCTCTGGCCCCCGACAAGCCCCGCTGCAGGGTGTGTGGCACAGAGGCAGCCAAGCGGTGTTCTCGCTGCCGGAACGAGTGGTACTGCTCACG GGCATGCCAGGTCCAGCACTGGCAGAAGCACAAGATTGCCTGCAACCTGATGGCTGGGGCACCAACGAGTGTGCGTGACCTGTAA
- the NPRL2 gene encoding GATOR1 complex protein NPRL2, whose translation MGGRIECVFFSEFHPTLGPKITYQVPEDFISRELFDTIQVYVITKPELQNKLITVTAMEKKLIGCPVCIEHKKYSRNALLFNLGFVCDARAKACALEPIVKKLAGYLTTLELESGFISNEESKQKLVPIMTILLEELNAKGKCTLPIDESNTIHLKVIEQRPDPPIVQEYDVPVFTQDKDDFFNSQWDLTTQQILPYIDGFRHVQKISAEADVELNLVRIAVQNLLYYGVVTLVSILQYSNVYCTTPKVQDLVDDKCLQEECLSYVTKQGHKRASLRDVFQLYCGLSPGTTVRDLISRYTLQLQRVDERRLIQFGLMKGLIRRLQKYPVKVARDERSHPARLYTGCHSYDEICCKTGMSYKELDERLENDPNIIVCWK comes from the exons ATGGGCGGCAGGATCGAGTGCGTGTTCTTCAGCGAGTTCCACCCCACGCTGGGCCCCAAGATCACCTACCAG GTACCGGAGGACTTCATCTCTCGGGAGCTGTTCGACACCATCCAGGTGTATGTCATCACCAAGCCCGAGCTGCAGAACAAGCTGATCACCGT GACAGCCATGGAGAAGAAGCTGATTGGCTGCCCCGTGTGTATTGAGCACAAGAAGTACAGCCGAAACGCTCTGCTCTTCAATCTGGGCTTCGTGTGCGATGCCAGAGCCAAGGCCTGTGCGCTGGAGCCCATAGTGAAGAAGCTGGCTGGGTACCTGACCACCCTGGAG CTGGAAAGTGGCTTCATCTCCAATGAGGAGAGTAAGCAGAAGCTGGTTCCCATCATGACCATcctgctggaggagctgaaTGCCAAAGGAAAATGCACCTTGCCCATAG ACGAGTCCAACACCATCCACCTGAAGGTGATCGAGCAGCGCCCGGACCCCCCCATTGTGCAGGAGTACGATGTCCCCGTCTTCACCCAAGACAAGGATGACTTCTTCAACTCCCAGTGGGATCTCACCACGCAGCAG ATCCTGCCCTACATCGATGGCTTTCGGCACGTCCAGAAGATTTCTGCAGAAGCTGATGTGGAGCTGAACCTGGTGCGCATCGCAGTGCAAAACCTGCT GTATTATGGGGTTGTTACACTCGTCTCCATCCTCCAG TACTCCAATGTCTACTGCACCACACCGAAGGTCCAGGATTTAGTGGATGACAAGTGTCTGCAGGAGGAGTGTCTGTCCTATGTCACCAAACAAG GGCACAAGCGCGCCAGCCTCAGGGATGTGTTCCAGCTGTACTGTGGGCTGAGCCCTGGCACAACAGTGCGAGACCTCATCTCCCGCTACACCCTGCAGCTCCAGAGGGTGGACGAGAG GAGGCTCATCCAGTTTGGTTTGATGAAGGGCCTTATCCGACGGCTGCAGAAATACCCCGTGAAGGTCGCCCGGGACGAGCGGAGCCACCCGGCGCGGCTGTACACAGGCTGCCACAGCTACGATGAGATCTGCTGCAAGACCG GCATGAGTTACAAGGAGCTGGATGAGCGCCTGGAGAACGACCCCAACATCATCGTGTGCTGGAAGTGA
- the TMEM115 gene encoding transmembrane protein 115, producing the protein MRRYLPVARQHFLAALAGTSVVVKSLSAAALLLYLLSFGVDTAYGLGVTPGYLLPPNFWVWTLLTHGLVEQRAWGLAASLATLGAAGRLLEPLWGALELLVFFAVVNVSVGLLAALAYFLTYVASFHLAYLFAVRIHGGLGFLGGVLVALKQTMGDSTVLKVPQVRMKAVPMLLLLLLALLRLAALVESNVLASYGFGLLSSWVYLRFYQRHSRGRGDMSDHFAFATFFPEILQPVVGLVANLVHGILVKVKVCRKTVKRYDVGAPSSITISLPGTDPQDAERRRQLALKALNERLKRVEDQSAWPSMEDDEEEVTVKAESPGLPDPSAAGKSSSQESNLITFQDAPSQL; encoded by the exons ATGCGGCGGTACCTGCCCGTGGCCCGGCAGCACTTCCTGGCGGCGCTGGCCGGCACCAGTGTGGTGGTGAAGTCGCTGAGCGCCGCCGCTCTCCTGCTGTACCTGCTGTCCTTCGGCGTGGACACGGCCTACGGGCTGGGGGTGACCCCCGGGTACCTCCTGCCCCCCAACTTCTGGGTCTGGACGCTGCTGACCCACGGGCTGGTGGAGCAGCGAGCCTGGGGCCTGGCGGCCAGCCTGGCCACGCTGGGGGCGGCCGGGCGGCTGCTGGAGCCGCTGTGGGGAGCGCTGGAGCTGCTCGTGTTCTTCGCTGTGGTGAACGTGTCTGTGGGGCTCCTGGCGGCTCTCGCCTACTTCCTCACCTACGTGGCCTCCTTCCACCTCGCTTACCTGTTCGCCGTCCGCATCCACGGCGGGCTGGGCTTCCTCGGGGGGGTCCTGGTGGCCCTCAAGCAGACGATGGGGGACAGCACGGTGCTGAAGGTGCCCCAGGTCAGGATGAAGGCTGTCCCcatgctcctgctccttctcctggctctgctgcgGCTCGCTGCGCTCGTCGAGAGCAATGTACTGGCCTCGTACGGCTTCGGGCTCCTCTCCAGCTGGGTCTATCTCCGCTTCTACCAGCGGCACAGTAGAGGCCGCGGAGACATGTCCGACCACTTCGCCTTCGCCACTTTCTTCCCCGAGATCCTGCAGCCCGTGGTGGGTCTGGTGGCCAACCTGGTTCACGGCATCCTGGTGAAGGTGAAGGTCTGCCGCAAGACAGTCAAACGCTATGATGTGGGTGCCCCGTCGTCCATCACCATCAGCCTGCCAGGGACAGACCCCCAGGACGCCGAGAGGAGAAG GCAGCTGGCCCTGAAGGCCCTGAACGAGAGGCTGAAGCGCGTGGAGGACCAGTCAGCCTGGCCCAGCATGGAGGATGATGAGGAGGAAGTGACAGTCAAGGCTGAGAGCCCAGGGCTGCCTGACCCCAGCGCAGCTGGGAAGAGCTCCAGCCAGGAGTCCAACCTCATCACCTTCCAGGATGCCCCGTCACAGCTGTGA
- the CYB561D2 gene encoding transmembrane reductase CYB561D2 isoform X1 codes for MALTAETESRLYRSLRAAAGAAAHLVALGFPTGVAVLARPGSSLFSWHPLLMALAVSPPSGYRPRCSLPMGTSPGTEAEPTSALVGGGRLSPGRRRPLPSVSQFSFLMTEALLMFSPETSVLRSFSRKVKVRAHWALQLLALVCALLGLGIITYNKHLNGKAHFVTWHGLTGLLTVLYTGGQCAGGVLLLYPKLLKNWTLAKLKLYHATSGLVGYLLGCASLMLGMCSLWFTTSVTSVSWYLAMLCPLLTSLVIMNQVSNAYLYRKRSQH; via the exons ATGGCCCTGACGGCCGAGACCGAGTCCCGGTTGTACCGGTCTCTACGGGCCGCCGCGGGCGCCGCCGCGCACCTCGTGGCGCTGGGCTTCCCTACCGGCGTGGCCGTGCTGGCGAGGCCCGGATCCA GCCTCTTCTCCTGGCACCCGCTGCTCATGGCCCTCGCGGTAAGTCCGCCGTCCGGTTACCGGCCCCgctgctccctgcccatgggcacATCCCCCGGCACGGAGGCTGAGCCCACATCTGCCTTGGTGGGTGGTGGGAGGCTGAGCCCTGGGAGACGCCGACCCCTGCCCTCTGTGTCCCAGTTCTCGTTCCTGATGACGGAAGCGCTGCTGATGTTCTCCCCGGAGACCTCGGTGCTCCGCTCCTTCTCCCGCAAGGTCAAGGTGCGGGCGCACTGGGCCCTGCAGCTGCTCGCCCTCGTCTGCgcgctgctggggctgggcatcATCACCTACAACAAGCACCTGAACGGCAAGGCGCACTTCGTGACCTGGCACGGGCTGACGGGGCTGCTGACCGTGCTGTACACCGGCGGGCAGTGCGCGGGGGGTGTGCTCCTGCTCTACCCCAAGCTCCTCAAGAACTGGACGCTGGCCAAGCTCAAGCTGTACCATGCGACCTCGGGGCTGGTGGGCTACCTGCTGGGCTGTGCCAGCCTGATGCTGGGCATGTGCTCCCTGTGGTTCACCACCTCAGTGACCAGCGTCTCCTGGTACCTGGCCATGCTGTGTCCCCTTCTCACCAGCCTGGTCATCATGAACCAGGTGAGCAACGCTTACCTGTACCGCAAACGGAGCCAGCACTGA